The sequence TCAAAATgcattttctttctctcattatTTTCCAGGTTTGTCTTTGTGGAACTTTGTGAGCTGAACATAATATTTCCGTGTCAGAACAGAATCAATTGAGACGGCTGAGCTAATGAGGGCACTCCTACTTCTCAGTCTCCTGTTTATGTCAATAGGTGCCAAGGTCTATGAGAAATGCGAATTTGCTCGGATTTTGAAGGATAAAGGATTAGATGGATTTCACAGGCACAGATTGGCGGACTGTGAGTCTCACTGTTTCATTGCTTTTTCACAAAGCCCAGTGCATTTACGTATCCCCACTCTTTCACCTCATTGCCTGTCACAATAGTGTTCATGTTAGGTTCCTGTCAGTGAGCTAGAGAGTCAATGCACTGTGTGATGTTGGGCTGGGTTATACAGAGCCCCCAGCTACAAGGGGCCAGCCGCTCCCAGGAAGAGAAAGCATGAGAGGAGAGAAGGGGGAAACAGCTGAAAAAGGTTTTACCTTCCTCAGGTCAGTGCATCTCCAGGTCTCAGCACATAAGAAACTTCAGGTAAgccaaaaataaaaacagaaagtggccGAGAAACCCGACAGTTCAGTCAGCCTCTGAAGGCAGAGAAAGCGATTTAGgttgtgacctttcatcagatcTGATGTTAGCTCCTGTCGTGCTCTGTTTGATCTCTACCTCATCTCTATCCCTCCATTTCCAAATCCATTTCATTAAATTATGTTGACACTGCTTGATGGCATTaagcttttccaaatgtcttcCTTGATAATGGACTCTAACTCTTtttcaatgatgtggaggtgccagtgttggactggtgtggacaaagtcagaagtcacatgacacctgacgaaggagcagcgttccgaaagtttgtgatttcaaataaacatattGTACAAGAAccaggtgtcatgtgacttctgtcaATGCATTACGCTATAGTTTTCTACTTTCTGTGTCCctccattcttgaacaagggtggcacattagtgattttccaatctgctggaaccctCCAAGTACCTTGTGAGttctggaatattacaacagatGCTTCCTCTACCTCTGAAGCCACTTCCTTTAAAGCTCTTGAATACAAGCCAGCAGGTCCTGGCAACTAGTCAGTTATTAGTTTGCCAAATATTTTATCCCTCATGATGGTGACTATTGAAGAATTTTGTTCTCATTAGCATTTTGCTTGCATGTTATCTTTCAGGTGCTCATACCATTCTCACTCAAAGTCCAAAACAAAATATTCGTTCAAATCATTTGCCATTTCCCTTTATTAATTCCCGAGAGTTGCATCTTCCAAGAGCCTCACATtcactttagctactctcttTTTGTAAACTTGCAGAAGCTTTTTCTGTTCGTTTTTATGTTTCTTGTCAATTTAGTTTCAcaggttttttttcttcttcattggCCTTTCAGTCATGCATTGCTGGTTCCTTCAAGATTCCCAATCCTTTGGCCTACCGATAATTTTTGTTACTTGATTGCATACTCTCCTTGTCTACCTTTGTTAATCACAGGTGGTACATCCTTCTTAGTTAATCATGGTTTTATACACGAATAAATTTTGGCTAAGTGTTACAAAATATTGCTGAAACATCTGCCACTGCTTATCTGCTGATTTTCCCCTCAGTCAATTTTTCTTGCTTTAGGCAACTCTTTCTCCATATCTCAGTAATTGGCCTCGTTTAGGTTGAGGACACTGGTTTGAGACCTGATGTGCTCTCActcaaactgaatttaaatttccacCATCACTACTCCCTAGAGAACACTTAACTATCAAAATAATAGTCAGAGAAAGGCCTGAGGTGCAATGTAACTGAAATCTAAGTGGAGCCACTTTATGACAGAACAACGGAGGGagcaacaaaacaaaatgaaagaagATTTCAACTGCAGGAGATTTGGGGGCCATTGAATAATGTAGAGTTCTACATGTACTGAAAATGTTGTCCAGAGATCCTGAATTAACATTCCAAAAATTGATCTAAACCTTCCTCACAATTTGAGCGATAAAGAGATGGTCGATGAAATAGGATGGTGGATTTAGGTTACAGTGAAAGGATGGGATGAAGCAAAGTAGGAGGAGGCTTACATGGAGTAGAAACACCAGCAGAGACcttctgggctgaatggcccatttctgAGCTGGCATATGATGAACACAATAGAAGGAATTCACCAATCACTTTCCGAACTGTGAAGTTGGTGCCCATTTTAGCTGTCACATGACTCCGTACAACATGCATTCACTGTTGACACTAACTGAAGTATAAACAAGAACTTGCAATCACCTGAGAGCTATGGATGGCCAGGCTGTTTGAAACATTTTACAAATGCCAAGTTAACTCGAGTTAAATCTTTGCACAATTTTATCGTTGTGCTGAAAACCAACAACACTGCATTCACTGCAAAATTCCAGAATTGGACGCTGATTTCTGGTTAGGTAGTTTCCTAGTTGCTTTGCATCACCAATCACCTAATTCTGCCAAATAGCctttatttttccatttccaGATTCAACAAAAACATTGCAAAGTCGGCAAAAGAAAACCTCTCCTGTGAATCTGCTTTTCAGGGCTGCTGCTCGTCTTCATTGCTCATGGAGTTAATTTTCAGTTTCTGGGGATGTCCGAGTAATCATTGATAGTTGGAAAATCTTTCAGCGAGTGCACTAGACCAACTTCTTGTGACTGTGAGCAAACCAAAAAAGTAAAGGTTAAAAGTGAGTCAAACTTGTGTTTGTGAAATATTACAGCCAATCGTGTCCTTGTGCTGTTTAATTTTAGGGGTGTGTATGGCTGACATTGAAAGTGGATACAACACAACGTTAAAAAGATATTACCGCTATCATGGAATAATCACATCAACTAACTATGGGATTTTCCAGATTAATAACAAGGAATGGTGCAATGATGGCACACCTGCATTCAGCTACAATCTCTGTCAAATCAGCTGTAGCAGTAAGTTGACCAACACTACATCCATCTTGTTTTTGTCTTGTACCTGCTGTAGTTCTATGAATAGCACTCAACCTCTGAACCAGAGGATGTGAGTTTAAAGTGTCCTCCAAAGCATAACTGCCAAGGCAGCGTTTCTAGTCCTGCGATACTGATGGAGTGCAGCGCTGTCAGTGGCACAGCCTTATGGACCCTGGTTGCCCTCTCAGGTAGCTGCACCTTTTCAAagatgagcaggagagttaatTTCTCACCATGAACCAACATAATTGAAAGAACAAAGATGATCTGGCCATTAAAATTGCCATATGTGGGAGTTTGTGGTTTGCAATttgattactaagtttgcagcTCCTAAAATCTGAATCAGTCCAAATGTTACAAGACTCGGAAAGTATGcaggcctgggctgacaagtggcaagcaacatttgtgCAAGGCAATGACATTCTCAACTACAAGACATCTAACATCTAACTACTGTTACTTGACagttaatggtgttaccatcactgtatCCCACACTGTTAACTTCaagggggttaccattgactcaAAACTAAATTGGATTTGCCATATACCGTATATATTCAAGTAATAGTCGATCGCATGTAAATGTCaaccccctatttttggccaaataacctgggattttttttgtttatctcatgtaaaagttgaccccagttcttcacagataacagatcaacgtttatgagtgtgtgtgcaggCCGCCACGTTCCGTTCCAGCTTTCCAACCTGCCGGTTGTTCTGCTCTGCTCCCggtcttccagtcctctggctgTTAGTTCCACTCCAGGTGTTTGGAATTACCATAattcatttttttccctttattcattTAGAGATCAATTGCGATTCTGCTAATGATCCGGTATGAATTACAACAGGCATGAGTTTCAGCctctcaaaagtagtatccatgtaatagttgacCCCCAAAATTTTACCTTAAAAAGTAGTCATAAAAATATGACTATTACTCGAATATGTACAGTAAATACAGGAGCTAAACATTCAGGTCAGACattaggaatattgcagcaagaaTTCATTCCTGACTCACTAAagtttgtgtaaaaaatgaggtctgcagatgctggagattacagctgaaaatgtgttgctggttaaagcacagcagattaggcagcatccaaggaataggaaattcaacggcccgaaatgtcgaatttcctatttcttggatgctgcctaatctgctgtgctttaaccagcaacacattttcactaaAGTTTGTCCACtacctgcaaggcacaagtcaggagtgtgatagaataccccccacttgcctggatgggtgcagctccaacaacgctcaagaagcttgacaccatccaggccaaagcagcccacttcattTACACCATCCCTAACATCAATCCCCTCTATCACCAACGTACAGTAGCAACATCTAGACGGTCAGTAATATGAATACAAAATTAGagaggaactggagaaattagattggggGAGTTTGAGGATAAATCTTTCAAAGGCCAGTTgatgagagttcaggaccagcacaTTCCAGTGAGGTCTCACTGGTGAGGCCTTCGAAGACTGGAGAAAGACCAATGTTGGTTGGTTGGTTGTGAAGAACAAGAGGGTTAATCCAGGTAATTTtaggctggtgagccttacatcgtggtaggcaaattattggagaagactaTTAGGGACTGGGATTCCTCACATTTGGGAAAGAATGGGATGTACAGAAATAGTCAGCATTTGTGCAAGAGTGGTCTTGTCTCAGAAACTGGATAGAATTTttcgaggaagtgacaaagacgaTTGCTGAGGATAGGGATGTcgacatggactttactaaagcatttgacaaggttcctcaaggTAGTCTGGTCTAGTGGATTAAATCACTTGGAATCCAACTTGGTAAGTTGGATTAAAAAATTGGCTTGGTAACAGGAGACAGATGACAGTTGTGAAGGAATACTGTTTTGACTGGAGCTCTGTGATTACTAGTGTTAtgcaaggttcagtgctgggacatcTGCTGATTGTAAAATGTATAAATAGTTTTGAATGAAAATGTAAATGGTCTCATTAGTAAGTTCGTAGCTGACACAAacattgatggagttgtggatagtgaggatggtCACCAAAGGATACAGTAGGATAT is a genomic window of Hemiscyllium ocellatum isolate sHemOce1 chromosome 12, sHemOce1.pat.X.cur, whole genome shotgun sequence containing:
- the LOC132820637 gene encoding lysozyme C-1-like, yielding MRALLLLSLLFMSIGAKVYEKCEFARILKDKGLDGFHRHRLADWVCMADIESGYNTTLKRYYRYHGIITSTNYGIFQINNKEWCNDGTPAFSYNLCQISCSSKLTNTTSILFLSCTCCSSMNSTQPLNQRM